In Janthinobacterium agaricidamnosum NBRC 102515 = DSM 9628, the DNA window TCGCCCAGCGCCTGCAAGCCGGTCGGATTGATGAAACTGGTCAGCGTCAGCTGGCCCAGCTGGACCGGCGCGACGTTGCCCGGCACTTTGACGGACACCACGCCGTTTTCGCCGATGGTCAGGTCGGTGCCGTTGGCTGGAACGGTAATTTGCGGCACCAGCGGCAAGCCCTGGGCATTGGTCATCACGCCATTTTCGTTGACGCCGAGCTGGCCGGCGCGGGTGTAGGCGGCCTGGCCGTCCGGCCGCAGCACTTGCAAAAAGCCGTTGCCGGTGATGGCGACGTCGAGTTCGCGGCTGGTGGTTTGCGGGCTGCCGGTGGTAAATACTTTTTGCGTGCCGACCATGTGCGTGCCGTTACCCAATTGCACGCCCGAGGCCAGCGTATTGTCGGCGCGTTGCGCACCCGGTTGCTGCTCGACCTGGTAAAACAAGTCTTCGAACACGACCCGGTCGCGCTTGAAGCCGACCGTATTGACGTTGGCCAGGTTATTGGCGATGGCTTGCAGTTTTGCATCCTGGGCTTGCACCCCGGTCTTGCTGATCCACATTGCTGGATTCATAGTATTCCCCTGATTAATTCGCTGGCGGCTTAGGAACCCATCAGGCGGTTGCCCGATTGGGTCATGTCATCACTGGCCTTGAAGACCTTCATCTGCATTTCGAAGCTGCGGTTCAAGCTCATGGTGGCGACCATTTCCTCGACCGCCGACACGTTGCTGCCTTCCAGGTGGCCGCCGCTGACGCGCACCGCCGGATCGGCCGGCAAGTCGTCGCCGCTGCGGGCGACGATCAGTCCGGCCTCGTTCTTGGTCAGCTGGGCGCCGTCGGGATTGACCAGCTTGAGCTTGTCGATGGTCTGCATCAGCGCGCTGCCCGGCACTTGCACCGAGATGGTGCCGTCGACCCCGATCGCGACGCTGGTGTATTCCGGCAGCGTGATCGGACCGCCTTCGCCCAGCACCGGCCGGCCGTTGATGCTCAGCGTGCCGTTGGTATCGACCTGCATCGCGCCGGCGCGGGTATAGGCTTCGCCGTTCTGGACCTGCACCGTCAGGTAGCCGTTGCCGCTGACCGCCACGTCGAGGTCGCGGCCGGTTTCCTTGACCGTGCCGGAATGGGTGGCGATCGCGCTAGCCTGGGTCTGCGTCATGTGGCGGTCGTCGTAGCCGTAGCCGTTTTGCAGCGGCTGGGTAGTCGACACTTCCAGATTGGCGCGGAAGCCGGAGGTATCCATATTGGCCAGGTTGTTGGCGTGTACCTGCTGCGCCCGCAGGGCCCGGTCGGCCCCGCTCATGGCGGTGTAAATCAGCGCATCCATGTCAGCTTACCCTTTGCTTACAGTGCTTGCATCAGCGATTGCATCATCGCGCTCTCGGTCGAAATGACCTTCGAGTTGGCCTGGTAATTGCGCTGCGACGTCATCAGGCCCACCAGCTCGCTGGTGATGTCGACGTTCGACTGTTCCAGCGAGTTGGTCGACAGCTTGGCCGACATGCCGACGCCTGGACGGTCGTACAGCGCGTTGCCGGAAGCGGCCGAGGCGACCCAGCTGGTGTCGCTGACCGCGGTCAGTGCGGCTTCATCGGCGAACGTGGCCAGCGCGATGGTGCCGACATTCTGTTTCGAACCGTTGCTGTAGCTGGCCACCAGCGAACCGTCGCTGGCCAGTTCCACGCCGGTGTAGGTGCCGGACGTGCTGCCGTCCCACTTGTTGGCCGAGATGCTGGTGTCGCCGGCATACTGGGTGCTGCCGTTGTAGTTGATCGCCAGCGTGATGGGGTTGGCGCCGGCAATCGCGCCGCTGGTCAGCGGCACGGTGGCGAAGGTCGGCTGGTAGTCGGCCGGCACCGGCGTCGGCGGCGGATTGGTCGGGCCGTTGCCATTGATGGTGGCCAGCTGGCCCCTGGTGTCGAACGCCAGCTGGGTCACGCCGCCGACGGCCGTGTTGTCCAGCGTGTAATGCACTTCGACGGTGTTGGCGCCGGTTTTTACGAAATACTGGTTCAGCGTATGCGCCACGCCGAGCGAATCGTACAACTGCGAGGTCCTGGAGTCGTTGTAGGTCTGGCTGTCGCCCTTGTTGAACGTGCCGGTCTTGACCGACCATCCGGCCGACAGGTTGGTGGTGTACTCCAGCTTGGTGCTGGCCTGGGCCGGAATCTGGCCGGTCGGGATTTTCAGGTCGCCCACCGGGCCCAGCGCGGTGCTGCCCGGTACCGTGCCATAACCTTGCACTTTCCTGCCGTTGCTGTCGACCAGGTAGCCGTCGGAGCCCGCCTTGAAAATGCCGACCCGGCTGTAGCTCAGCGTGTTTTGCGCATCGCGGCTGACGAAGAAGCCGCGGCCGTCGATCGCCGCGTCGAGCCCGCGGCCGGTCTTCAGCACGCCGCCGCCCAGGTTGATGCTCTGGGACAGCGAGCCCACTTCAGCGCCGGTCGGGCGCGAGCCGGCGTACATCGCCGAGAAGTTGGCGCGGCTGCTCTTGAAGCCGAAGGTGCCGGCGTTGGCGATATTGTTACTGGTGGTGTTCAGTTGCTCGTTGATGGCCTGGATGCCGGACAGCGCGATGTCGAAACTCATGGTCGATTCCTCAAGTGAAGGACAATATCAAAATAGGGAGAAGGGATGGTTCAGGTTTTCTTGCCGTTGAAGCCGGTGATGTTATCCGGGGTGACATCACCGAGGTTGGACACATTCATCACGGCGCCGCCGCTGGCCAGCAGGCGCACGCTGTTGAGCTTGCCGGCAATATCGATGGTCGGCTTGTCCGAGCTGCTGGTGCTGACCGTCATCTTGTAGGTGCCCGGTGGCAAGCCCAGCGCCACCGGATCGATGGTGAACGGCACGCTGCCCGGTTCCTGCTTGCCGAGCTCGATCTTGTATTCCTTGTCGTCGGACCCCTTCAAGGTCACGGTGGTCTTGCTGCTCGCCGCCGCCAGCGTCACCGAACCGCTGATCTTGGCGTCGCTGGTCTTGACGGTGTCGGTTCTGGCCATCACTTCGGAACCGATTTGCGCGCCCAGCGCGATGATCTGGATGTTTTGCAGCGCATCGGCATTCGAGGCGGTCAGCGTGGCCAGGTTTTGCAGCGCCTCCATTTGCGCCTGCTGCGTCAATTGATTGACGAACTGCGCCGGGTCGGTCGGCGACAGCGGATCCTGGTTCTTGATCTGCGCCACCAGCAATTTGGTGAACATGTCCGAGGTGGCGCTGTTCTGCGACGGGTTCGGGTTATTGTTGCTGGCGTTGTTATTGTTGTTAAGCAAGTTGGTTTGCATGGTTTAAGTTTCGCCTAGTTTGAGTAAGGATTGCTGCATCGTCTTGATGCGGCCCAGCACTTCGACATTGCTTTCGAAGGCGCGCGACGCCGACATCATGTCGGCCATCTCGGCCACCGAGTTGACGTTCGGGTAAAACACCATGCCGTCGGCGTTGGCCATCGGATGGCCCGGTTCATACACCTTGCGCAGCGGTTCGTCGCTTTCGACCACGTCCAGCACCTGCACCCGCGCGCCATCCTGGGCGCCGCCATCGAACATGGCGGCGAATACCGGCTTGCGCGCGCGATAGGTTTCCGCTTCGGAACCGGCCACCGAATCGGCGTTGGCCAGGTTGCTGGCGATGGTATTGAGGCGCACGGTCTGCGCCGCCATCGCCGAACCGGCGATCTTGGAAATATCCTGGAAGCCCATCTTATTGTCCTGCGATGGCTTTGGCCAGGCCTTTCAGTTTCATGCTGGCGAAACTGAGGCTGGTCTGGAAATCGGAGGCGTTCTGCGAAAACGCCGCTTGTTCTACGCCGATCTCGACGGTGTTGCCGTCGCGGCTGGGATGGTAGGGTACCCGGTACAGCGACGCGGCGGCGTCGTCGACCGACAGGCCGCCTTCTTCGCGGTCTTGCAGTTGCTGCAGCGCGGCGCCGAAATCCATGTCCTTGGCCTGAAAACCAGGGGTGTTTTCGTTGGCGATATTGGCCGCCAGCACGCGCGTGCGGTCGGCCCGCAACTGCAACGCATCGGCGTGCACTCCCAGTGCTTCCTTGAAATTAATCCCCATGGTCATCCTTTGTCATAATGCCGGCCGGACACGAACGCGCCAAGCCGGCTGAAAATTGTTCCTGTGGGCATGTAAAATACGTTTGCCGCTCCAGGCATCGCCTGGCGCCCACGCTGATTGACTGTGTTATTTACTGTGACTAATAAGGTACACAATGACGTTTTCCACCGTGCCACCGGCGCCATCCCCGCGTGTTTCATTGCCGGGAAAGCGATCTATCTTGCTATCTTGCCTGTTTTTCACTGCCAGCCTCTATAGTAGTGCAGTCAACGCGGAATTGCCAGCCGACAATATATTAATCAGGGTGGAAAACGTTGCGCGAGAACAATTGGAACGACAGGCGGACGCCGCCAAACTGCTCGATCCGCAATTCGAGATTACTGTGGGCAAGACCGCGCGGCCGCTGGCCGCTTGCGCCAGGCCGGTGACCGTCGAGCCGGCCGACATGCGTTCGGCGACCCGCATGCGCCTGTCGGTGGTGTGTCCCGGCACGCCGGGCTGGCGCCAGGACGTGGTGGCGCGCGCGACGGTCTCGGCGCGGGTGGCGGTCAGCGCGGTGGCCTTGATGCCGGGCAAAGCGCTGGGGCCGGACGACGTTTTCCTGGAACGGCGCGACGTCTCGATGATCCCCGACAGCCTGTCCGACTTGCAAGCCTTGACCGGCCTGAGCAGCCGGCGCAGCCTGCGCGCCGGCGAAGTGCTGCGCCAGAGCCAGTTGACGGCGCAAGTGCTGGTCAAGCGCGGCGAAGCGGTGCGCATTGTCGCGCGCCGCGAACAGATCGAAGTGAGCATGGCGGGCGAGGCGATGGACCCTGGCGCCCAGGATGACGTGATACGGGTGCGCAACGCCGCCAGCGGCACGGTGATACGCGCCAGGGTGCTGGCGGCGGGGCAGGTCGAGCCGGCCGATATCCCGCTGAAATAGCTTCTTATTTGCTCTGTTGTTGCAGGCGGCTGGCCAGCCTGGCCAGCCTGGCCAGCTTGTCGGCATAGGCCGGGTCGGTGGCGTAGCCGCCGCGCGCCAGGCCTTGGGCAAAGGCGCCGGCGTCGCTGCCGGCGCCCAGCGCCGCCTTGTAGCGCGGGTTATCCAGCAGCACTTGCGCATAGTCGCGGAATGCGCTGGCCTGGTCCGGATAGCTGCGGAAACGCTCGGTTTTCTTCAGCGCCGCGCCGCCTTCGTATTCGGTGGTCAGCGCGCTGGTCACGTCGCCCGACCATTGCTTGCCGGCCTTGACGCCAAACAGGTTGTTGCTGTCTTGTCCGCCTTGCCGCAACGGCCGCTGGCCCCAGCCCGATTCCAGCGCCGCGTGGGCGGCGACGATTTCCGGCGCCACGCCGAGGCGCGCGCCGGCTTCCTCGGCCCATGGCTTGATCGCGTCGAGGAATTGCTGCTGCAACTGGCTGTCGACGCCGCTTGAGCCGCCCTGGTTGATGGCCGCCAGCGCGCTGCCCGGCTGGCTGCGGCCCAGGTAGGCCAGGCCTTCCGGCGTCAGGGCCGGCGGGGGCGCTGCATGGCTGGCGGAACCGGCACCGATAAAGCCGTTCACTTCGTTCTGCACTTGCCGGAACACGCTGCTGAAACTGGCGCCGCCGGCGGCCGGAGTGCTGGCCATGGCCGGGGCGGTAGCCTGGGCAGGCTGGGTGGCGCTGGTCGGCGCGGTAAAGAAATCAGCCTGGCGCATAGGTATCGTCCTCGCCATGCAGCACGCGCTGCATGATGCTGTATTGTTCGGTCAATAAATGGCTGTTGCGCTGGTTCAGGCGCTTACATTCAAGCACCATTTGTTCCAGCGCTGCCCAGTCGGTTTCCAATTGCAAACGCGGTGCGCCTTGCAGCAATTCGATGATCTGGTTCATCGTGCCGCCGGCGCCGCTCAAGCCGCGCACCAGGCTGACCCGCTGGCGGCGGCGCTGTTCCATGCCGTCGACCGCGGCATTGATGCTCTCGGCCAGTGCCGACAGGCGCGCCGGCTGGTGGCGCAGCGCGGCCTGGAATTGCTGCTCCTGCAGCTCCAGCAGCGCGCCATAGGCGGCGATATCGTCGCTGACGCCGCGCAGCACGCGCGTCAGCGCCTGCGGGCGCGTCATCTTGGCGGCGCCGCTCATGATTCACCGCCGTGGAAGCGCTGGATCAAGCCGGCCAGCTTGCCGGCGTCGAACGGCAATTCGCCCTTGGCCAGCGCATCGCGCAGCAGGGCTACCCGTTCATGGTCGATATCCGGCATGGCGCGCAATGCGGCCATGGCTGGCTGCAATACCGCCGATTGCAGCGGCGTGGCGTTGCCGGCGCCTGCCGCCGCTCCGGGCGTGGCCTCGGCGGCGCTGTCGGCGGGGGCGGCGGCTGCGCTGCGTTCAATGGCGCGGGCGCCGCTGGCAGTGCCGCTGGAAATTTTCATACGCTGGCCCTTGGATTTAATCTGCATGTTCCGCCCGTCCTTTTTTTGCGCCTGCCGGATTGAGCCTGGAATTGAGTGCCGGATTCAGCTTGTCCCGCAATTGCTTCAGGACTGCCGGGTCCGGCTCGCCGACATCGATGTCCTGCGACTTCGACGGCTTGGCGCCCGGCACGCCGAACATCGCCGCCACGCTGTCGGCCTGGCCACGGGTCAGGATCAGCAATTCGATGCGCCGGTTGATACCGGCCGCCGCGTTGGTGGCGTCGAGCGGGGCGCGGTCGGCCATGCCGACCACTTGCAGCACGCTTTCCGGATTCATGCTACCGGCCAGCAATTGCGCGCGGGCCGACATGGCGCGGTTGCTCGACAGCGTCCAGTTGGAAAACGCTTCATAATCGTTGTTGGTGTACTGCATCGAGTCGGTATGGCCGACGATCAGCATCTGGTTTTCCATTTGCGCGAATACCGGTCCCATCTGGCGCAGCAATTTGCGGAAGCGGTCGGTCGGGATCGAACTGCCGCGCACGAACATGCCTTGCTTGTCGGTGTCGTGCAACATGACCCGCAAGCCGTACGGCGTGATGACCGATTGCAGGTTGTTCGACAGGCCGGCTTCGGCGCTCAGCTTGTCGAGCGCGCGCGACAGCGCGGCCAGGTCTTCCGGCGACTGGTAACTCATTTTCGGCTGCGCCTTGCCGTCGTTGGCCTGCTTGCCGGCGGTGGTCGTATTGCCGCTGTTTTGGCGCGGCAGCGGGAAGTGGTCGATCAGGCTGCCGCGCGGGCCGCCTTTCGGCTCCGGCATCACGCCCTGGCCTTCGCCCTGGCGGCTGGCGGCGCTCGAATCCATCATGATTTCCTTCATTGCCTGCTGTTCGCGCGCGGCCATCAGCCACAACACCAGGAACAGCGACAGCAAGGCCAGGCAAAAGTCGGCGAACGCGACTTTCCACGCGCCGCCATGGGCTTCTTCATCGTGCTTGCGGCTGGATCGCTTGATGATCGCCTGATCATGTTTTTCATGCGGCTTTAGCACGGCGCTCCCCTGGACGGCGCGGTTGTTCTTCGGCTTCGCCTTCGAGCGCATTGATCCAGTTTTCCAACTGGGCGAAACTAGGCTTGATATTCAATTGCACCAGGCGGCGGCCGGCGTCGATCGCCAGCAGCGGCGGCTTGCCGGCCACGTGGGTCACCAGCACGACTTTGACGCATTCCATGGTCGAGCTTTCTTCGCTGACCAGTTGCTTCATCATATTGCAGATCGGATCGAGCACGCCGTAGCAAAAGAAGATGCCGATGAAGGTGCCGACCATCGCCGCGCCGACTTTTTCGGAAATTTCCGCCGCGTCGGCGCCGTCGGCCACCGAGTTCATCGCCATCACGATGCCCAGCACCGCCGCCAGGATACCGAAGCCGGGCATCGCTTCGGCGATCTTGTGCAGCGATTTCGACGGTTGCAGCAACTCATCGTGGATCGCTTCCAGTTCCTGTTCCAGCACGCCTTCCAGTTCATGCGCATTGATCTTGCCCATCGCCATCAGGCGAAAGTTATCGACGATAAACGCCAGCAATTTCGGGTCTTCCAGGATCAGCGGGTAACGCTGGAACAGCGCGCTTTCCTTCGGCGCCTCGACGTGGGCGTCGAGCGCCTTCAGGCCGCCGGCGGCGGTTTGCAGCAATTCATACATCAGCAGCAGCAACTGGCGCTGGAATTCCGAACCTTGCTTCTTGTGCGTGACGATCTTGCGGATCTGGGTCACCATTTCGCCCAGCACATGCTTCGGATTGCCCAGCACCAGCGCGCCGAGGGCGGCGCCGATGATGATGATCAATTCGATCGGCTGCCAGATCGCATGGACGGTGCCGCCCATCATGGCGAAGCCCCCGAATACACATCCCATTACGATTAAGATACCGATAATCACCATATTGAACTGCCTTTCTGCGTCATTGTTGATACTGCATCACACCACATCACACTGCTGGATTAGCGCCGCGCCGCCGGGCTATCCGCCTTGCAGCACGGCTTTCATCTTGACCAGCGCCGCCTTGTTCAACTGGCACACGCGGGCGTCGGTCAAATCGAGCACGGCGGCGATTTCCTTGTAGCTGAGTTCGAATTCGTAATACATTTGCACCACCCGCTGCTCGCGCTCATTCAAGCCGCGCAAGGCCTGTTCCAGGCTGCGCCGCACCATCAGCAAGTCTTCCGGACTGGGCGCGCTGTCGCCGCCGCTGCCGATGCCGCCCTCCTGCAGCAGTTCGTCGAAACTGCCGAGCTGCTCGGCGTTTTCCGCCAACTGGTATTGCTGGTAGGCCTCGGCCGTGATGCCCAGCGCGGCGATGATTTCCTGCTCGCCCGGTTCGCGGCCCAGGCGCCGGGTCAGCGCGCGCACGCTGTCGCGCAGGCGGTGGCTTTCCTGGCGTACCGCGCGCGGCCGCCAATCCTGGCGCCGCAATTCATCCAGGATCGCGCCGCGGATGCGCAGGCTGGCGTAACCGCCGAAAGCCTGGTCCGGCACGCCGTAGCGGCGCAGTGCTTCAAGCAGACCCATCAAACCGATCTGCTCCATGTCGTCGCGGTCGACGGCGCCCGAAATCTGCGAATTGAGCTGGCGCACGATGCGCTTGACCAGCGGCGCATAGGCCAGCAAATGGCGCTGTTCCTCGGCCGCGTCGAGCACGGCGCCGGCGCCGGCATATTCCCCGGCGCCGTAAGCGTCGGCGTACTGGTCGGCATAAGCCGCGTCGCTCACCACCTTGTCTCCCGTGGCATCGGCTTGGGCTTACTCAATGATCAGCTTGCCGATCATGACTTCGGTAAATGGCTTGTCCATTTTTTCCTTGTCATAACTGGCATTGAAGGCGTGATTGATTTGTTCGGCGTACTGTTCCACCGTCATCGTTTGCGCCTTTTCCACTGGAAAGCTGGACAGCGCGCTGACGGCGATGCTGCGCATCAGCGGCAAATGTTCCTTGGTCAGCTTTTCCTTTTCCTCGGTGGTGGCGATCACCAGGTCGGCCGACAGGTAATGGCTTTCGGTGTCGCCGGGCATGCGCCGCAACATCACGATCACTTTGTCGAGGGTCAGGAATTTACGCGCCTTCTTGCCGGTTTCCGGCACTTTGACCGGCGCCGCCTGGGCCGCCGCGCCGGGCGCCGTCACCGGCTTGCCCAGATACCATACCGCGCCGCCGGCGGCGCCGGCCGCCAGTGCGGCCACCAGCACAAAAGCGCCTACCAGTTTCAGTTTTATATTCATCAGCTTTCCCGCTGGTTCATGGCGAAGCTGGCCGCCGGCTGGCCGCTATCGGACAGCGCGCGGCCCGGCTCATCTTCGTCGCGTTCGCGGCCGCCCTGGCGTTGCTGGCCGCGCGCATCGCCTTCGGCAAACGCTTGCGCCGCCGGGCTGCGCGGGGCAGGGCTGACATTCACCGAGACGTCGGCGTACTGGCGCTGCGCCAGATCACTGCGCAGGTTGTCGCCGATGCCTTGCAACTGGCGCAAGACTTCGCCGTTGGAGGCGCTCAGATTGACTTGCAGCGCGCCAGCCAGGTGGCGGATCGAAATTTCTATGCGGCCCAGCATCGGCGGATCGAGGCGGATCACCGCGTTCTCGCCCTGGCGTCCCAACTGCACTTGCAGACGCTCGCCGAGCGCTTCGCGCAGCGGCGCCTGCCATTGCGCCGGCTGGNNNNNCACACACTTAATTAATTAAGTGTGTGNNNNNCGCAGCGGCCGTCACTGGCACCGGCGCGGCAACGCTCTGGGCGGCCGCCAGCGGCAGGCTGAAACCGCCCGTCGCCGCTGGCGCGCTAGTGGTGTTGCCGGCCTGGCCAGCACCGGAAGCGGCGCCGGCATCGGTGTCGCCCGGCTTGGCGGCGGCCAGCGCTTCGCGCAGCAAATGGCTGGCGGCCGGCGCTGGCGCGGCGCCGGCGCCGTTGAGCGCGATGGCGGCCGGGTTCAAGCTGATAGTCAAGGCCGGATTGGCTTGGGCCGGGCTGTTTTGCAGCGCGCTGGCGGCGGCCTGGCCGGCGCCGTCGGGCGCGCCGTCGGCGGGCGCCGCGGCTGGCGCTGGCGGGGTCAATCCGGGCGCCATCGGCGCAATCAACGGCGCGCTCATCGCGGCCAGCAGCGCATCGTTGGCGCCTTGCTGGGCGGCTTGCGCGATATCCGCGGCATCGCCCGCATCAGCCGGCTTGGCCGGAGTGGCGGTCGCCGCGTCGTCATCGCGACCGTCGTTGGCGGCGTCGGCCAAACCGAGCAGGCGCGCAAATAGCGGCAATGGCGGCGGCAGCGGGGCAGGATTCGGCGCCGCTGAAGGCTGCGGCTGCGGCTGCGCGCCAGCCGGCGCGGCGCCGGACGGATCGAGCGGCGCAGCAGCGCCGGCCAGGATTTGCGCGGCGCCAGGGGCGGACGCCGCTGTTGCTGTATTGGAACTGATATTGGAACTGATTATCATGCTTGAATCCCGTCTGCATCGATTGCGCCATTGAGGGCGTAGGCGATCCATCCTTCTTTATTTGCCTGCAATGAACCCAGATGTTTTTCCAGGCGGTCTTTTTCTTCAGAGCAAATTTTAACCGCTTGCGCGAATATTTTGCGCAATTGCAACAAAACTGTTTGTTCGGCGTCATTCCAGCCGCCTTGCGCGGCCAGCAGCGGCAAGCTCCCGGCCAGTTCCTGGTTCAGCGTTTCCAGCGCAGTCCAGTCGGCTTGCGCGCTGGCGGCGGCCAGCCGCCGGGCCAGGCCCAGCAACTCGGGGCGCCTATCCATGGTTGGCCTGTACGCCGAGCCAGCCGCGCTTGATGGTGGTCATCAGCGTGGTCACTTCGTCGATCAGCGTCGGATCGAGCTTGATGCCGGCGGTGTACAGGCGCGCCACGCAATAGTCGTACAGGCGCGCCAGATTGACCACCACTTCGCCGCCATCGTCGAAATTGAGCGAACTCGACAAGCCATTGATGATTTGCGTGCATTTGTCGAGGCTGATTGCCTTTTGCTCATAGCGCTTGCCGACGATGTGGCCGCGCGCGCGCGCCAATTCTTCCAGCAGGCCATCGGTCAGCACCAGCACCAGTTCGACCGGCGTGGCGCGGGCCGTCTGGGCGTCCAGGTTGACCGCATGGTAATTGCCGTAAGCATCATTATTTAACATTTTTTATCATCTCACTGTCAAAAACGAGGCAGCGCGCCGGCATCGGTGTCAGGCACGCTATCCTCAGGATTTATTGCTTCCAAACATGGCGTCGAACATGTCGAGCGTCTTTTGCATATTGGCTTGCAATACTTGCAGGCGGGTAAATTGGTCCAGGTAACGCAGGCGGTTACTTTCGTACACGTCATCCAGGTGATCCGAGGTCTGGCCGTACTCTTTTTGCAGTTTCGCGTTGCCGGCCAGGCGCTGGGTAATCTGGCCCTGGGTGTCGCTGCTCCACTGGTTCATCAGCTTGTCGAGCGAGCCCAGCACGCCGGTTTGCCGGCCGATGGTGTTATTGCCGAACAAACTATCCAGGTTGCCCGGCGAGTTGGCCAGCCTGGCGGTCAGCTTGCCGGCATCCAGGGTCAGGCTGCCGTCGCGCGCGCTGGTGATGCCGTAGTCCACCAGCGACACGCCGCCGACGTTTTGGCGCAGCAACTGGCCGATGCTGTTGCGCAGCGAAGCCATGCCCGAATCGCTGTAAAAGATTCCTGGAGCAACACCTTTTTCAGGCTTGCCGGGCGAGGTCAGCGTGTCCAGCGTCGTCTTGAGCTTGTTATAGGCGTCGACGAAGGCTTGCACATTGGCCGTGGTGGCGGTGGAGTCGGTCGCCACCGCCAGCGTAACCGGCGCGTCGCCGTCGGCCATCGCCTTGGTGAAGGTGATCTTGACGTCCTGCAGGTTGGTGAAGGTGTTGGACGCTTGCTGGATGCGGGTGCCGGTGCCTTTCGCGCCCAGCCATACCACCGCGTCCCTGGCCTGCACCACTTGCTTGATATTGGTCGCCGCGTCGGTCACCAGCGCCTTGGTCAGCGCGCTGTTGGTGACGCCGCTGGCGTCCAGCGACACCGCGTTGGCGGCGCCGGTGCTGTTCGATGTCAAAACCAGTTGCGCCTGGTTATCGACGGTCACGATCGAGGCCGTGACCCGCGAGTTATTCTTGCTGCTGGCATTGATGGCGGCCGCGATTTCCTGCGGCGTCAGGGTGCCGTCGCCATTCTTGTCGGCGGCCGACAGGTCGATGTCGAAGCGGTTGTTGCCGGTGCCGTCGCCGATCTTGACGGTCAGCGTGCCGCTGCCGGCCGCCGGGGAGCTGCCCAGGCCGCCATACGAGGTCTGGCTGGCGGTGGCCAGCTGTTCCACGAAGAAGCTGTAGGTGCCCGGCGCCGCCGTCACGCCGGCGGTGGCGCTGCCGTAGGCCGTGTTGCCGAAGGTCGCGGACTGGCTCAGTACCGATTTGTTCTTGCTCATCGCCGTCATCGCGGCCTGGAACGTGGCCATCGCCGACTTCAGGTCGTTCAGCGCCTTGTCGGTCTTGGTCGCCAGGTCGGTCTTGGCTTTTAATGCGTCGACTTGCGCCTGGACGGACAGTGCCGCCAGTTTTTTTGCGGTATCGACCGGGTCGTAAACCGGTGAGGTGATGCTGGTCATGTCGAACTCCAATGGAAGGGGATATGCCTTGATAAGGCGACCCGGATTCCGGTTTTGTGAAGTTTTCCTATAAGAAATTTATAGCAAAACTTATTTTACTTGCCCGCGAAACCAGAATTGGGTAGCCAGCTCATCCTGGCGCTTGGCATCGCGTCGTTGTTGTTCGTTGGCCACATCCTTCTGTTTGCGTGTCAGCACCTGGTCCAATACCTCGCGTTTGGCCCAGGCCGCGTTCAGCGCGCGCTGGGAAATCGCCATATTGGCTACGTGCAGGTGCAAATCGGTGCGGTGCTGGTCGGCCAGCTGCATCACCGCCTGTTTGAAGTCGCCGCAATTGACCGACAGCGCCAACGGCAGCGCGCCGCTGGCGCCGCTGCCGGTGTACAGGCCGGTCAGCCGCTCCAGGTTTTTCTGGTAGCGCTCGCGCACCGCGGTCTGCGCCGCCATGTCGCTTTGCAGGCGTTCGACTTCGGTGCTGCGCAAGTCGACCAGCGTGGTCAGGTTGCGGATCGTGTGTGTCTGGCTCATCGTGCGGCTTTCATGCCATGATCTGTTCAAGTTGTTCGATGCAGCGGGCCAGCGGCGCGTCTTCCTTGGTGCCCTGGCACAGGAATGCCTCGATCTGCGGATGCAATTGCACCGCGCGGTCGGTTTGCGGATCGGCGCCCGGCACG includes these proteins:
- a CDS encoding glycoside hydrolase family 73 protein, whose translation is MRQADFFTAPTSATQPAQATAPAMASTPAAGGASFSSVFRQVQNEVNGFIGAGSASHAAPPPALTPEGLAYLGRSQPGSALAAINQGGSSGVDSQLQQQFLDAIKPWAEEAGARLGVAPEIVAAHAALESGWGQRPLRQGGQDSNNLFGVKAGKQWSGDVTSALTTEYEGGAALKKTERFRSYPDQASAFRDYAQVLLDNPRYKAALGAGSDAGAFAQGLARGGYATDPAYADKLARLARLASRLQQQSK
- the flgN gene encoding flagellar export chaperone FlgN is translated as MSGAAKMTRPQALTRVLRGVSDDIAAYGALLELQEQQFQAALRHQPARLSALAESINAAVDGMEQRRRQRVSLVRGLSGAGGTMNQIIELLQGAPRLQLETDWAALEQMVLECKRLNQRNSHLLTEQYSIMQRVLHGEDDTYAPG
- the flgM gene encoding flagellar biosynthesis anti-sigma factor FlgM — protein: MKISSGTASGARAIERSAAAAPADSAAEATPGAAAGAGNATPLQSAVLQPAMAALRAMPDIDHERVALLRDALAKGELPFDAGKLAGLIQRFHGGES
- a CDS encoding flagellar motor protein MotB, encoding MLKPHEKHDQAIIKRSSRKHDEEAHGGAWKVAFADFCLALLSLFLVLWLMAAREQQAMKEIMMDSSAASRQGEGQGVMPEPKGGPRGSLIDHFPLPRQNSGNTTTAGKQANDGKAQPKMSYQSPEDLAALSRALDKLSAEAGLSNNLQSVITPYGLRVMLHDTDKQGMFVRGSSIPTDRFRKLLRQMGPVFAQMENQMLIVGHTDSMQYTNNDYEAFSNWTLSSNRAMSARAQLLAGSMNPESVLQVVGMADRAPLDATNAAAGINRRIELLILTRGQADSVAAMFGVPGAKPSKSQDIDVGEPDPAVLKQLRDKLNPALNSRLNPAGAKKGRAEHAD
- the motA gene encoding flagellar motor stator protein MotA; the encoded protein is MVIIGILIVMGCVFGGFAMMGGTVHAIWQPIELIIIIGAALGALVLGNPKHVLGEMVTQIRKIVTHKKQGSEFQRQLLLLMYELLQTAAGGLKALDAHVEAPKESALFQRYPLILEDPKLLAFIVDNFRLMAMGKINAHELEGVLEQELEAIHDELLQPSKSLHKIAEAMPGFGILAAVLGIVMAMNSVADGADAAEISEKVGAAMVGTFIGIFFCYGVLDPICNMMKQLVSEESSTMECVKVVLVTHVAGKPPLLAIDAGRRLVQLNIKPSFAQLENWINALEGEAEEQPRRPGERRAKAA
- a CDS encoding FliA/WhiG family RNA polymerase sigma factor, with protein sequence MVSDAAYADQYADAYGAGEYAGAGAVLDAAEEQRHLLAYAPLVKRIVRQLNSQISGAVDRDDMEQIGLMGLLEALRRYGVPDQAFGGYASLRIRGAILDELRRQDWRPRAVRQESHRLRDSVRALTRRLGREPGEQEIIAALGITAEAYQQYQLAENAEQLGSFDELLQEGGIGSGGDSAPSPEDLLMVRRSLEQALRGLNEREQRVVQMYYEFELSYKEIAAVLDLTDARVCQLNKAALVKMKAVLQGG
- a CDS encoding flagellar basal body-associated FliL family protein gives rise to the protein MNIKLKLVGAFVLVAALAAGAAGGAVWYLGKPVTAPGAAAQAAPVKVPETGKKARKFLTLDKVIVMLRRMPGDTESHYLSADLVIATTEEKEKLTKEHLPLMRSIAVSALSSFPVEKAQTMTVEQYAEQINHAFNASYDKEKMDKPFTEVMIGKLIIE
- a CDS encoding flagellar hook-length control protein FliK, which translates into the protein MXXQPAQWQAPLREALGERLQVQLGRQGENAVIRLDPPMLGRIEISIRHLAGALQVNLSASNGEVLRQLQGIGDNLRSDLAQRQYADVSVNVSPAPRSPAAQAFAEGDARGQQRQGGRERDEDEPGRALSDSGQPAASFAMNQRES